The sequence TCAAAGACGCTGATACCTATCCCTATCCACCTGATATTAGTTTAGACGAAGCGCGCAAGCTTTGGTTTGCAAATAATGCCAGGGTTTATATTGGCTACTTAGATGGAGTGCCAGTTGCAACTAGATATATTTGTGAAAACAAAACAGGACTTGGTTCTCATGTCGCTAACACTGGTGTGATGATAGATAGCAATTATCGTGGACGTGGTCTTGGTAGGGAGATGAATGATTTTGCAATTACTAAAGCTCGCGAGCTTGGTTATAAAGCTATTCAGCTAAATTTGGTAGTTGTGAATAATGAAGCATCTATCAAAATTTGCCAGCAAAATGGTTTTGAGATTATTGGAACTTTGCCTGGAGCTTT is a genomic window of Cyanobacteriota bacterium containing:
- a CDS encoding GNAT family N-acetyltransferase, which encodes MLEIKEARLEDFDSIWHIFQEVVKDADTYPYPPDISLDEARKLWFANNARVYIGYLDGVPVATRYICENKTGLGSHVANTGVMIDSNYRGRGLGREMNDFAITKARELGYKAIQLNLVVVNNEASIKICQQNGFEIIGTLPGAFYYKQSEYVDAYVMYKRL